The Halobacterium sp. CBA1132 genome has a segment encoding these proteins:
- a CDS encoding carbohydrate kinase family protein yields MVRVVAAGHVNWDVTLRVDALPEPDGEARIVSQRRSGGGSAANAAVALAGFDVDTGLVGSIGDDENGLLARRELDRVGVDLDGLRVVEDAETSVKYLVVDGDGEVMVLGNDGANEAVAPADVDADYVRAADHVHLTSQRPETATRIAELAAEAGATVSFDPGRRLDERDYAATIERCDVLFVNDREALEILEEDATYAESEVGDRVVVVKHGAAGATVHTPDASLEHPGFDVDPVDTTGAGDAFAAGFIAVLLDHPDDYERALEFANACGALAAQAEGARTAPTYPEVEAFLDQQF; encoded by the coding sequence ATGGTTCGCGTCGTCGCCGCCGGCCACGTCAACTGGGACGTCACGCTCCGCGTCGACGCCCTCCCCGAACCCGACGGCGAAGCCCGCATCGTCTCCCAGCGCCGCTCCGGGGGCGGCAGCGCCGCCAACGCGGCGGTCGCGCTCGCGGGCTTCGACGTCGACACCGGGCTCGTCGGGAGCATCGGCGACGACGAGAACGGCCTGCTCGCGCGCCGGGAACTGGACCGCGTCGGCGTCGACCTCGACGGCCTCCGCGTCGTCGAGGACGCCGAGACGAGCGTGAAGTACCTCGTCGTGGACGGCGACGGCGAGGTGATGGTGCTCGGCAACGACGGCGCCAACGAAGCCGTCGCGCCCGCGGACGTCGACGCCGACTACGTCCGGGCCGCCGACCACGTCCACCTCACCAGCCAGCGCCCCGAGACCGCCACGCGCATCGCGGAACTCGCCGCCGAAGCCGGCGCGACGGTCTCGTTCGACCCGGGCCGCCGGCTGGACGAGCGCGACTACGCGGCGACCATCGAGCGCTGCGACGTCCTCTTCGTCAACGACCGCGAAGCCCTCGAAATCCTGGAGGAGGACGCCACGTACGCCGAGTCCGAGGTCGGCGACCGCGTCGTCGTCGTGAAACACGGCGCGGCGGGCGCGACCGTCCACACGCCCGACGCGTCCCTCGAACACCCCGGCTTCGACGTCGACCCCGTGGACACGACGGGCGCCGGCGACGCCTTCGCCGCCGGCTTCATCGCCGTCCTCCTCGACCACCCGGACGACTACGAGCGCGCGCTGGAGTTCGCGAACGCCTGCGGCGCGCTCGCCGCGCAGGCCGAGGGCGCGCGCACCGCGCCGACGTACCCGGAAGTCGAGGCGTTCCTCGACCAGCAGTTCTGA
- a CDS encoding DUF63 family protein yields the protein MVLPSGFALPSLPYLAVVAVAVVAVGWLLVRESPPVTDRTVLAFGPWMVLGSTLYVCFQLGVFPDAIAPFFGSPIVYASTFAAAGATWLAARRTARPLLALAATGGVLTLAPTAAAVGYALAHDTLTLAWPLAAVVAAAVLGHVAWWVVEQLRPDDVAAVGGAGALAVFAHVLDGTSTAVGVDVLGFGEQTPLSAAIMHAAAELPTAPVIGVGWLFVLVKTALGAAVVLLLAEYVREDPAEGNLLLAVVTAVGLGPGAHNVLLFVAANPAGF from the coding sequence ATGGTCCTGCCTTCCGGGTTCGCGCTCCCGTCGCTCCCGTATCTCGCGGTCGTCGCCGTCGCCGTCGTCGCCGTCGGCTGGCTGCTCGTCCGCGAGTCGCCGCCGGTCACCGACCGCACGGTGCTGGCGTTCGGGCCGTGGATGGTGCTCGGGTCGACGCTGTACGTCTGTTTCCAGCTCGGCGTGTTCCCCGACGCAATCGCTCCGTTCTTCGGCTCCCCAATCGTCTACGCGTCGACGTTCGCCGCCGCGGGCGCGACGTGGCTGGCCGCGCGCCGCACCGCCCGGCCGCTGCTCGCGCTCGCGGCTACTGGTGGCGTCCTCACCCTCGCGCCCACCGCAGCAGCCGTCGGCTACGCGCTCGCGCACGACACGCTGACGCTAGCGTGGCCGCTCGCTGCTGTCGTCGCCGCCGCAGTCCTCGGCCACGTCGCGTGGTGGGTGGTCGAGCAACTGCGACCGGACGACGTCGCCGCCGTCGGTGGCGCGGGCGCGCTCGCCGTCTTCGCGCACGTCCTCGACGGCACCTCCACCGCCGTCGGCGTGGACGTGCTCGGCTTCGGCGAGCAGACGCCGCTGTCCGCCGCCATCATGCACGCCGCCGCCGAACTCCCGACGGCCCCGGTTATCGGCGTCGGCTGGCTGTTCGTCCTCGTGAAGACCGCTCTCGGTGCCGCTGTCGTTCTCTTGCTCGCGGAGTACGTCCGCGAGGACCCCGCGGAGGGCAACCTCCTGCTCGCCGTCGTCACCGCCGTCGGCCTCGGTCCGGGCGCGCACAACGTCTTGCTGTTCGTCGCCGCGAATCCCGCAGGGTTTTAG
- a CDS encoding ribose 1,5-bisphosphate isomerase encodes MLAPEVETTAEDIAEMEVRGAATIARAAAEALEAQARDSDADTPAEFRKELRAAARRLRDTRPTAVSLPNALRYVLNEVDGNSVADLRAATVEAAERFRDQLDRAQDDLGAIGANRLRDGDTIMTHCHSTDALACVEAALDDGKDIEAIVKETRPRKQGHITAEQLRDWDIPVTIVVDNAARRYLDDVDHVLVGADSIAADGSVVNKIGTSMLAVSARERGVPVMVAAQTLKLHPDTLTGHTVEIEMRDETEVLGDDERAEMGDPDVENPAFDVTPPRYVDAIVTERGQFPPESIVTLMRELYGEGTSEPWAEE; translated from the coding sequence ATGCTCGCACCGGAGGTCGAGACCACCGCCGAGGACATCGCGGAGATGGAAGTCCGGGGCGCCGCCACCATCGCACGCGCCGCTGCGGAGGCGCTGGAAGCGCAGGCCCGCGACAGCGACGCCGACACGCCCGCGGAATTCCGGAAGGAACTCCGCGCGGCCGCGCGCCGCCTCCGGGACACTCGCCCGACGGCGGTCAGCCTACCGAACGCGCTCCGGTACGTCCTCAACGAGGTCGACGGCAACTCCGTGGCGGACCTCCGCGCGGCCACCGTCGAGGCGGCCGAGCGGTTCCGCGACCAGTTGGACCGCGCGCAGGACGACCTCGGCGCCATCGGCGCGAACCGCCTGCGGGACGGCGACACCATCATGACGCACTGCCACTCCACGGACGCGCTGGCGTGCGTCGAGGCCGCGCTCGACGACGGCAAGGACATCGAGGCCATCGTCAAGGAGACCCGCCCGCGAAAGCAGGGCCACATCACCGCCGAACAGCTCCGCGACTGGGACATCCCGGTGACGATAGTCGTGGACAACGCGGCGCGGCGCTACCTCGACGACGTCGACCACGTGCTCGTGGGCGCGGACTCCATCGCCGCCGACGGCTCCGTCGTCAACAAAATCGGCACCAGCATGCTCGCCGTCTCCGCCCGCGAGCGCGGCGTCCCCGTGATGGTCGCCGCGCAGACGCTGAAACTCCACCCGGACACGCTCACCGGCCACACCGTCGAAATCGAGATGCGCGACGAGACCGAAGTCCTCGGCGACGACGAGCGCGCGGAGATGGGGGACCCGGACGTCGAGAACCCCGCGTTCGACGTGACGCCGCCGCGGTACGTCGACGCCATCGTCACCGAGCGCGGCCAGTTCCCGCCCGAGAGCATCGTCACGCTGATGCGGGAACTGTACGGCGAGGGCACCAGCGAGCCGTGGGCGGAGGAATAA
- a CDS encoding methyl-accepting chemotaxis protein — translation MSDRIDGRFEKYLPDRVRGSYALKFNVLLLVVVLVLAAAGGVVHLQTQQTVGADTEADVSGIADQQAAALNDWVSQKQATTRFIANDLEGDDANVSTRLERTFATLPTDVYSIHYVDVTAGEVVASTDDDRAGSTLSSDDTPWLSTLREGVDDVALSEPYEAGSEPVVAFSTAVGESGRAVVLTASLAERSQSFNSPTATGDVKVVGGDGDVVFDNRNRALLEPYTTSDGALPQGVQTARAGDTTFGVVSERTGMDAGKYATAYTPVVGTDWVLAYHVPRSDAYALQSQVTTSVVALVVIALVGVAAVGLTVGRRTSNALEEVAERANAIAAGRLDTDLPETRRTDEVGQLVGSFRSMRSYLRTAADQADALAAQEFDDDVLDEDLPGSFGDSLSEMHERLETLITDIEAARADAEQTREEAERLNDELEATANAFSEEMAATADGDLTRRLDPDADSEEMQAIADAFNEMMDDLEGTIQQVRDIADAVDDSSRDVATSAGEIRNASEQVSDSVQGISASAETQRENLDEVGDEVTSLSATVEEIAASADDVAQTVDKAAAEGERGAEQAEAAMAELDRIEETADDAIERVEALEDAVSSIGEVTDVITDIADQTNMLALNANIEASHADTDGDGFAVVADEVKSLAEETKESATEIADLVESVRGEVDDTVEDMHELGERVDTGTETIDDALSSLDDIVERVETANTSVQSINEATDEQAASTEEVVTMADEVRDLSDKTAEEAQDVSAAAEEQTASVTQVADRAGDLEARVEELNDLLGQFEVDDE, via the coding sequence GTGAGCGACCGCATCGACGGCCGCTTCGAGAAGTACCTCCCCGACCGGGTGCGCGGAAGCTACGCGCTGAAGTTCAACGTCCTCCTGCTGGTCGTCGTTCTCGTGCTCGCGGCCGCCGGCGGCGTCGTCCACCTCCAGACCCAGCAGACCGTCGGCGCCGACACGGAGGCCGACGTCTCCGGCATCGCCGACCAGCAGGCCGCCGCGCTCAACGACTGGGTGAGTCAGAAGCAGGCCACGACGCGGTTCATCGCGAACGACCTCGAAGGCGACGACGCGAACGTCAGCACGCGCCTCGAACGCACGTTCGCGACGCTTCCGACCGACGTGTACTCGATTCACTACGTCGACGTGACCGCGGGCGAAGTCGTCGCGAGCACCGACGACGACCGCGCGGGGTCGACGCTCTCCTCGGACGACACGCCGTGGCTGTCCACGCTTCGCGAGGGTGTCGACGACGTCGCGCTCTCCGAACCCTACGAAGCAGGCAGCGAACCCGTTGTCGCGTTCTCCACGGCCGTCGGGGAGTCCGGGCGCGCGGTCGTGTTGACCGCGTCGCTGGCGGAGCGCTCGCAGTCGTTCAACTCCCCGACCGCTACCGGTGACGTGAAAGTCGTCGGCGGCGACGGCGACGTCGTCTTCGACAACCGTAACCGCGCACTGCTTGAGCCGTACACGACCAGCGACGGCGCGCTCCCGCAGGGCGTCCAGACCGCGCGCGCCGGTGACACGACGTTCGGCGTCGTGAGCGAGCGCACGGGCATGGACGCCGGCAAGTACGCGACGGCGTACACGCCCGTCGTCGGCACTGACTGGGTGCTCGCGTACCACGTCCCCCGCAGCGACGCGTACGCGCTCCAGTCGCAGGTCACCACGAGCGTCGTCGCGCTCGTCGTCATCGCGCTCGTCGGCGTCGCCGCCGTCGGGCTGACCGTCGGCCGGCGCACCTCGAACGCGCTCGAAGAAGTCGCCGAGCGCGCGAACGCCATCGCCGCCGGCCGCCTCGACACCGACCTCCCCGAGACCCGCCGCACCGACGAGGTCGGCCAACTCGTCGGGTCGTTCCGCTCGATGCGGTCGTACCTCCGGACCGCCGCCGACCAAGCGGACGCCCTCGCCGCACAGGAGTTCGACGACGACGTGCTCGACGAGGACCTCCCCGGGTCGTTCGGCGACTCGCTGTCTGAGATGCACGAGCGCCTCGAAACCCTCATCACGGACATCGAGGCCGCGCGAGCGGACGCCGAGCAGACCCGCGAGGAGGCCGAGCGCCTCAACGACGAACTGGAGGCGACCGCCAACGCGTTCAGCGAGGAGATGGCAGCGACCGCGGACGGCGACCTGACGCGTCGCCTCGACCCGGACGCCGACAGCGAGGAGATGCAGGCCATCGCGGACGCGTTCAACGAGATGATGGACGACCTCGAAGGCACCATCCAGCAGGTGCGCGACATCGCCGACGCCGTCGACGACTCCAGTCGCGACGTCGCCACCAGCGCGGGCGAGATTCGGAACGCCAGCGAGCAGGTCAGCGACAGCGTGCAGGGCATCTCCGCGAGCGCGGAGACCCAGCGCGAGAACCTCGACGAGGTCGGCGACGAGGTGACGTCGCTGTCCGCGACCGTCGAGGAAATCGCCGCGAGCGCGGACGACGTCGCCCAGACCGTCGATAAGGCGGCCGCCGAGGGCGAGCGCGGCGCCGAGCAGGCGGAGGCCGCGATGGCGGAACTGGACCGCATCGAGGAGACTGCCGACGACGCCATCGAGCGCGTGGAAGCGCTCGAAGACGCCGTCTCCTCCATCGGCGAGGTGACCGATGTCATCACGGACATCGCCGACCAGACGAACATGCTCGCGCTGAACGCGAACATCGAGGCCAGCCACGCCGACACAGACGGCGACGGGTTCGCCGTCGTGGCCGACGAGGTCAAGAGCCTCGCGGAGGAGACCAAGGAGTCCGCCACCGAAATCGCGGACCTCGTGGAGTCCGTCCGCGGGGAGGTCGACGACACCGTCGAGGACATGCACGAACTCGGCGAGCGCGTCGACACCGGCACCGAGACCATCGACGACGCGCTGTCCTCGCTTGACGACATCGTCGAGCGCGTCGAGACCGCGAACACGAGCGTGCAGTCCATCAACGAGGCGACCGACGAGCAGGCCGCCTCCACCGAGGAGGTCGTCACGATGGCCGACGAGGTCCGCGACCTCAGCGACAAGACCGCCGAGGAGGCCCAAGACGTCTCCGCGGCCGCCGAGGAGCAGACCGCCTCGGTCACGCAGGTCGCCGACCGCGCCGGCGACCTCGAAGCCCGCGTCGAGGAACTCAACGACCTCCTCGGCCAGTTCGAGGTCGACGACGAGTAG
- a CDS encoding ABC transporter substrate-binding protein has translation MHEVSRRGWLAATATALTGGAGCLGLGGQDDPVTIGSLLPLSGAGTLATFASHHQRAIDAAVEHVNAAGGIHGRTVVHESADTAADPATAEDAYQSLVDAGAVAIVGAVLSNVTASLADRPAEDGVLLISPSSTSPSLASAGRTDDAKFFGRTCPNDRQQATAMAKILDDARYADAADATILYVDDAFGSALVDGIENATDTTVRATVPFAPSEPNATTRVDAATGGDPDAVVFVGTPGPSATVLNELVGADYDGDVVVSAGMSLDATDDNYEGTYTPSVASARTVGTQRLQRELSDLQPLMAYTTNAYDAAMLASLAGERASEVSSTAIAQSLRDVAGGTGHSVTVGQFDRASTLFDAGREVNYRGASGAVDLQADLEPLSSYLIERVNSGSVQTLELLQRSYFGGDGE, from the coding sequence CTGTCTCGGCCTCGGCGGCCAAGACGACCCCGTGACCATCGGTTCACTACTCCCGCTCTCCGGCGCAGGAACGCTCGCGACGTTCGCTTCCCACCACCAGCGCGCTATCGACGCGGCCGTCGAGCACGTCAACGCCGCTGGCGGCATCCACGGTCGCACCGTCGTCCACGAGTCCGCGGACACCGCCGCCGACCCCGCGACGGCCGAGGACGCCTACCAGTCGCTCGTCGACGCCGGCGCCGTCGCCATCGTCGGCGCGGTTCTCAGCAACGTCACCGCGTCGCTGGCCGACCGCCCCGCCGAGGACGGCGTCCTGCTCATCAGCCCGTCCAGCACCAGTCCGTCGCTGGCGTCCGCTGGCCGCACCGACGACGCCAAGTTCTTCGGGCGGACGTGCCCGAACGACCGCCAGCAGGCCACCGCGATGGCGAAGATTCTCGACGACGCCCGGTACGCCGACGCCGCGGACGCCACCATCCTCTACGTCGACGACGCGTTCGGCAGTGCGCTCGTCGACGGCATCGAGAACGCGACCGACACCACCGTCCGCGCGACGGTGCCGTTCGCGCCCTCGGAGCCGAACGCCACGACCCGGGTCGACGCCGCGACCGGCGGCGACCCCGACGCGGTCGTCTTCGTCGGAACACCCGGCCCCTCCGCGACCGTCCTGAACGAACTCGTGGGCGCGGACTACGACGGCGACGTCGTCGTCAGCGCCGGCATGTCACTGGACGCCACCGACGACAACTACGAGGGCACGTACACGCCCTCCGTGGCGTCCGCGCGCACCGTCGGCACCCAGCGCCTCCAGCGCGAACTCTCTGACCTCCAGCCGCTGATGGCGTACACGACCAACGCCTACGACGCCGCGATGCTCGCGTCGCTGGCCGGCGAGCGCGCCAGCGAGGTCTCCTCGACGGCAATCGCGCAGTCGCTGCGCGACGTCGCCGGCGGCACCGGCCACTCCGTCACGGTCGGCCAGTTCGACCGCGCGAGCACGCTGTTCGACGCCGGTCGCGAAGTGAACTACCGCGGGGCCTCGGGCGCCGTCGACCTCCAAGCGGACCTCGAACCGCTGTCGTCGTACCTCATCGAGCGCGTCAACTCCGGGAGCGTACAGACACTGGAGTTGCTCCAGCGCTCGTACTTCGGGGGTGACGGCGAGTGA